A portion of the Chryseobacterium tructae genome contains these proteins:
- a CDS encoding TolC family protein: MNRIAVLCLAVSSFMAAQQQMSLLDCENAFQKNNLQLLAEQYNINMADADILQAKIWELPQLSGQFNAYNPQGKKFFDVGHSKGAGITQLIYMGGKKKNEIAFAKSNKELAQLQFSQLLVDLRSQLRSAYFNLYYERLKLENTDKQLGYMNDLLSAYRVQSAKGNVSLKDAVRLQSLVIQLNHDKLEINKNILDFEQNLKVLTGVTEDIEPLIPETEAKEALAAQPFGDAEELKNKALENNADYRYNLKLIDNSKLYAQWQKSMNVPDINVGAAWDQAGGTFNNEANLTLGIPLPLWRVNQGNVEKANYAIRQNQKNADFQKLTLETKVQAAYKTWKAQYDQLVSIKTTDLQNMDLVYNGMVTNFRKGNVNLIEFTDFMDSYRETALQIYDMKNEIMQAAEQLNQLVQTKIFY, encoded by the coding sequence ATGAACAGAATTGCAGTGCTGTGTCTTGCCGTTTCCTCATTCATGGCGGCACAACAGCAAATGTCTCTTTTGGATTGCGAAAATGCTTTTCAAAAGAACAATCTTCAGCTGCTCGCCGAACAATACAACATCAATATGGCTGATGCTGATATTCTACAGGCCAAAATCTGGGAGCTGCCACAACTGAGCGGGCAGTTCAATGCTTATAACCCTCAGGGTAAAAAGTTTTTTGATGTTGGCCATTCAAAAGGAGCAGGAATTACTCAGCTAATTTATATGGGGGGCAAAAAGAAAAATGAAATTGCCTTTGCAAAGTCTAATAAAGAACTGGCCCAGCTTCAGTTTTCACAACTTCTTGTTGATTTGAGATCCCAGCTTCGATCTGCCTATTTTAATCTTTACTACGAAAGACTAAAGCTTGAGAATACAGATAAGCAGCTAGGATATATGAATGATCTGTTAAGTGCCTATCGTGTACAGTCAGCCAAAGGAAATGTATCCCTTAAAGATGCCGTTAGACTTCAAAGTTTAGTGATCCAACTGAATCATGACAAACTTGAGATCAATAAAAATATTCTTGATTTTGAACAGAATCTTAAAGTTCTTACGGGAGTTACAGAAGATATAGAGCCTTTGATCCCTGAAACTGAAGCCAAAGAAGCATTAGCAGCTCAGCCTTTTGGAGATGCTGAAGAGTTAAAAAATAAAGCCCTTGAAAATAATGCTGATTATCGATACAATCTAAAACTAATTGATAACAGCAAGCTTTATGCTCAATGGCAGAAATCAATGAATGTGCCGGATATTAATGTGGGGGCAGCATGGGATCAGGCAGGAGGTACTTTTAATAATGAAGCCAACCTTACTTTAGGAATTCCCTTACCATTATGGAGAGTAAATCAAGGGAATGTGGAAAAAGCTAACTATGCGATCCGGCAGAATCAAAAAAATGCAGATTTCCAGAAACTAACTCTTGAAACCAAAGTACAGGCAGCCTATAAAACCTGGAAAGCACAATATGATCAGCTTGTGAGTATCAAAACAACAGATCTTCAGAATATGGATCTGGTGTATAACGGAATGGTGACCAATTTTAGAAAAGGAAATGTAAATCTTATTGAATTTACAGATTTCATGGATAGCTACCGGGAAACAGCCCTTCAAATTTATGATATGAAGAATGAGATTATGCAGGCGGCAGAACAACTTAATCAACTAGTACAAACGAAAATCTTCTATTAA
- a CDS encoding sensor histidine kinase, with protein sequence MNKEISEVTAHKLTTQIPVQESNDEVNVLAKSFNTMIVRLNDVFQSQKDFTASASHEIRTPITRMAFQLENLIKFEEHSPKTLSALQQIQRDVYQLSDLTNSLLLLTKFDKENIQSIYEDVRIDEVIFEAFEAVEKSYPELQLDFLITEETFENAFLTISGIPSLLVIVFINLFKNAAVYSDNTEVKVLITETTNNLSVDVISHGITISEEEQTKLFEALQGEIMLRIFPVPA encoded by the coding sequence TTGAATAAAGAGATTTCAGAAGTGACGGCTCATAAGCTTACCACTCAGATTCCCGTACAGGAATCTAATGATGAAGTAAATGTTCTTGCAAAATCTTTTAATACGATGATTGTGCGGCTTAATGATGTATTTCAATCGCAAAAAGACTTTACAGCAAGTGCTTCCCACGAAATCAGGACACCTATCACGAGAATGGCGTTTCAATTGGAAAATCTGATTAAGTTTGAAGAACATTCTCCAAAGACCCTCTCCGCATTGCAACAGATTCAGAGGGATGTTTATCAATTATCAGATTTAACGAATTCATTATTGTTGCTTACAAAGTTTGATAAAGAGAATATTCAAAGTATTTATGAGGATGTGAGAATAGATGAAGTGATCTTTGAGGCCTTTGAAGCGGTGGAAAAAAGCTACCCTGAGCTTCAGCTTGACTTTCTAATTACTGAAGAAACATTTGAAAATGCTTTTCTTACCATTAGTGGTATACCATCATTATTGGTGATTGTCTTTATTAATTTATTTAAAAATGCTGCTGTATATTCTGACAATACAGAAGTAAAAGTTTTGATAACTGAAACGACCAATAACCTTAGTGTGGATGTTATTTCCCATGGGATTACCATTTCAGAAGAAGAGCAGACCAAATTGTTTGAAGCTTTACAAGGGGAAATAATGCTCAGAATATTTCCGGTTCCGGCTTAG